In Marinilactibacillus sp. Marseille-P9653, the sequence ATTTACACACTTGTCGATGGCATTAGTGTAACCTTTGTCGACCCAGAATTACTCGATTTGTCAATTCATCTGAAAGAGGGACTACATTATCTTATTTGACAAATTCTCGCGCTGAACGACGCATTCAATATACTGCATTCATGCATCCATTCAGTAAGTCTTTCGACATTATCGTAAAACAGACGAACAATGAATTTCCGATTGAAGAAATCACTAAAAGAAGCATCAATCCAGTGGACAAATACTGAATCGATACTTCTTTGTTATCATTAAATTTATGCTTCAGTAGGTTGCGTAGCTTGAACTGCACCATCTTCTACTCGTTCAATACCTTCTGTTCCTTCTGTTTCAAGTTGATACGCTTTTTGATCTACAATTCTAAAGAATGGATAATAAATCCCTGCCGAAAGCAGTATTTGTACCATCTGCCAGGCTCCGCCTCGCCATCCACTGAGCAAGAACCCAGAAATAATTGGTGGGGTTGTCCAAGGGATATTGGCTCCATTTGCATAAGGTACGATACCGGCTGACATCACAAAGTAAGTCAGACCTGACATCACCAGCGGCATCAATAAGAACGGAATCATCATGATGGGATTCAAAACAATAGGGAGTCCAAATATCAACGGCTCGTTGATATTGAATAATCCAGGCACAAAAGCTAATTTTCCTAGTGTCTTGTACTGCTCAGATCTAGCAAACAATAGGATACAAAGTGCCAAACCTAGTGTTGCACCTGCTCCTCCAACTTTAATAAAGTTATTGTAAAATTGTGCATTGATGATATTTGGTAAAGCATTACCGGCTGCAAAAGCAGTAGCATTCTCTGCAGTCAGATTTAACCAAATTGGGTTCATGACTGCTCCAACAATATTGGAGCCATGTATACCAAATGACCATAACAGCCCTTCAAAGATAAAGATGATAAACGTTGTTGGTAAAGTTCTCGATAAAGCCAGTAAGGGTGTTTGTAAAATTTCAAAAATGAATGCATGAGCTGTTTCGTATGAAACCAAGCTAAATCCGATACGGATAAAATTGAAAAGAACAATGACAATAAATCCTGGAACGAGTGCCGAGAAAGATCTAGCAACATTTGAAGGAACAGAATCCGGAAGTTTGATAACCCATCCTTTTTGAATGACAAGTCTGTAAATTTCTGTTGCTATAATAGCTGATATCATTCCAACAAATAATCCACTCGCACTTAGATTCAACATCGGAATCCCTCTAGCCTCGTTTGCAGCAGTTATGGTCGGTGTTAAAACAAAGAACGCTACTAGCGAAATCAGAATGGCACCAATGTCATCCACTTTATAATAGTTAGCCAACGATTTAGCCATACCAATCATAACAAACGGCGTCATGATTTCCATTGTCATGTCATAAGGAACTTCAAAATAAGATTTCCAATCCGCTCCAAGTAACCCTTCCATAAATCCAGGATAACTCTCGATAGGTAAATTGGCAAAAAGCAGAAAAATAGAGCCAATTATAAGTAAAGACATTGCTCCGAAGAACCCAGCCTTGACAGCTGTCAAATAACGATTCGAATCTAATTTGAATGCAATAGGAGAAAGTACCTCCGATAATTTATCCAGTGCATTTTCCATATACAAAACCTTCTTTCTCAAAATAGTTTTAGCATTTTAAAGCGGTTGCATTTTGTGGTAAAACCGTTATGGTTTTCTCTAATTCATAATGTGAGCTCAAGAAAATTTCTTTTCTATCATTATGCATTTTGAGAGTATAAAAGATGAAAATGAAAAGTTATAACTTTTTCTATAAGTCAATTATATGTGGGGAGAACATTTTAAGCAAGCGTTTTCTTTACTGTTATATCAGTATTTATCGTGTGTAATCCATTACACACGCATCACTAACACTTATCTATTTCGAAAGTTTTTTCCAGTATAACTCGATATAGATTTTATGCATTATTGTATTATAAAACGATCATTATATTTAATACTCAAGATTAAAAAGGAGTCTGCGAATGTGCAGGCTCCTTTCCTCTTTATTTAAATGAAAGATACATCCGGTCGACCATATTTGTGATCCTTTGACCGATTTCTCTATACGTTTTAGTCGGAAGATTTGCTAATGAGACTCTAACGGTCCACTTACTTGAACCAAATGCCTCTGATTTCAATAGCATCAATTGCTCCTCTTTTGCGAGTTTAGTGACAATATCTGTCATAGACCAGTTGGTTTGAATATAATCTACGAAAGGTTCTTCGTATTTTTCTTTCAACCACCACTCGAAGTCGATTTCACAATAATAAGCGGTATTCAATTCTTTGATTGGCATACGCATACCTAGAGAATCATATAGGGCCTTACCTCTCTCCTGACAAATCCCAATAACTTCTTTCTTGTACACATCCTCTGTATCTAACAATGCGTAAAGACTGAACAATGTCATCATCACTTGCTGTGGAGCCGATAGACCTGCTGCATGATTTAAAGCAACTGATCGACTATCTGCCACCATCCGGTCAATAAATCGAATAGATTCAGGATCTGAGGTGAGCGTTGCATAACGAGTATTTAACTCGGCTTTCTTTCCTTCTGGAAGTCGAGCCAGACGGTCATCAAAAATATTTTCTTTTGCGACTGCAATCGTCCCTATTCTCCATCCAGTTGCACCAAAATATTTTGAGTAAGAATAGATGCAAGCTGTATTATACGGCAAAACAGTAAACAATGAAGTAAATTGATTCAAGAAAGTGCCGTATACATCATCCGACAGAATCATCAAGTCTGGATTATCCTTTTCAACGATATCAATCAGCTGATCGATGGAATCTCCATAAATCGCATTAGCCGTAGGATTACTTGGGTTGACGACAAAAACCGCTTTGATGGTCTCATCTCTTAAACGATCCAACTCTTCTTTGGGAAACTGATAACTTGTTTCTCCATTAATTGTCACGAGCTCCGAGCGAATGTAGTGTACATTAAATCCGTACTCGGGCAGCTCTGGTATTTCCATATAAGGTGCAAAAGTAGGAATCAGCAAAGCAATGGTATCCCCTTGATTTAATAAGGCATTGTTAACTAAAGAATTGAATGTATAAACAATACCAGCGGTTCCACCCTCTACTGCGAATACATCGAATGGGACACTTTTTGAATCGAATAGTTCATGATGCAAATAATGTTTGATTGGTTCTTCACTGGCATTCAAAATACGTTCCGGATGGGGATAATTATCTCCGATCACATCATCTAGCATATGCTTCAACCATACTTCTTTTGGCATACCCATTAAGTGATTGCCTTTTTCCCAAATTCTTAGAAGTAAATCTGCTCCTTGCGTTTCCTTGGAATCTAGAAAGGTTTCGAACCTTTCTGATCTACTATCATCTTCTTTGATCATTCCAGCAATTTGTCTGTTTTCTCCGAGCATGGTTTCTTTAACTGCAAATTCCCCTAATAGGAAAAAAGCTTCTCTTGGTATAGGTGCCGTCCAGTTCGGGTTCCCTCTACCTGCATTCAAAAATTCTTTCGTATTAGGGGTTTTCTGCATCTGTTCTTCTAAATAAAGATTTAATTCAAAAGGGCTCAGACTTTCAAGATCCTGTTTCAAAATTCCACTCCTAGTTTTTTGTGATGATTTTATTTTTTCTCCACTTATAATTGTAACAAAGATATTGAAAGACCCCAAGTCTATAGAACATTAGACAAAGAATTTATATAAATTCTCATATAAGCCCATTATTATGTGAACAATTTAATGAATAGACGAAATTTCAGCAAAAAAACTAGCCTTCCTATAAATCAAGAAGGCTAGTCTCTTATTTTCTAATATTGTTCGAACCAATCAGTGATTGCATTCATTCTTTCAAGGCGTAGATTGGGTAGACCCATTCTCGAAAGTCCATGACTGGATTTGGGGAATGTGATCAGTTTTGTATCGACCTTATGTTTCTTCATCGCGATATACATTTGCTCTGCTTGTTCTTGTGGACATCTTAAGTCCTCTTCTCCATGGATAACAAGTAGCGGTGTTTTCACATTTTCAGAATACGCTAGAGGAGACATTTTCCAGAGTTCTTGCATCTCGCTGAGATCGTGTTGTAACTGAAATTCTACGAAATGAGGACCAATGTCACTTGTTCCATAGAAACTGATCCAGTTAGAAATACAGCGTTGTGTAACGGCGGCCTTAAATCTATCCGTATGTCCAACAATCCAATTCGTCATGAATCCACCATAACTACCACCTGCGACATATAATTTTTCTGTATCAATTTCTGGATGTTTATCTAAAACGTAGTCCGTTCCAAGCATCAAATCTTCATAGTCTTTGTTACCGTAATCTCCTAAGATTGAAGCAACAAAATCCTGACCATAGCCATTCCCTCCGCGTGGGTTTAGTAAAATGACACCATATCCTTGCGCAGATAATTTCTGCATTTCATGAAAAAAGGTTTCTCCATAACAAACTTGCGGTCCACCATGAACATAAAGAATTGCCGGATGTTTTTCTTTTTTATCGACGGGTGGCATATACCATCCTTGAATATCCCAGTCGTCTGCTCCTTTATACCAGAACATCTCTGGTTCAACGATAGTATATTCAGAAACCACAGCCGCATTCGGGTCATATAACTTTTCAATTGTACCATTTTTTAAATCCAGTAAGCCAACCTCACTTGGGATCGTTGCTGTCGAGTATGTTACAGCCACTCTATCTTGTTCATCTGTTAGCTCTCCACCAGTGAACTGAACTTTTTCATCGACAAGTTTCTCTAACTGCCCTTTACGATTCCCTTTATAAATTTGCAACTTTCCGTGTTCTGTTACTGGGAAAAGATAGTGTTCATTATCTAGCCATTGCACCGGAAAGTCGGATACATTCTGCTGGAAATCTCCAATGATCGTATCGCCCACTTCCGCATCCAAGTTTTCAGTTAAACAGACAAGTGTTTGTTCGATTACATCGTAGCCATAAAGCTTTGCTTGTGATACAAATGCAAATTTAAAATCATTTCCTACTAAAAGATAAAAATCTTCAGCCTCGTTTGCTGCAACAAACTGGAAACTGCCTTGGGGAATTTCTTTTGTAACGGTAGTTGTCTTCTTTGACTCAATAAAGTATTTATAGACACTACCACCATAAACCCATTCATCTTCTGGATCCAACTTGTCAGAAATCAACAGATAACTTTCATCTTTTGAGACATAGCTCAATCCAACTGGACGGTCTTTTTCCAAAATAAGCTGATCATTTTTAGTCGCGATATCTACCTTTTTGATCTGATAAGTGAGATCTACGGGATTGACACCTCTTCCATCCATTTTGTATTGAAGGGTTGTAATCACTTTAGGCTCTGGGTGCTTTTGCTTGTCTTTCATCTCTTCAGTTTTATCAGAGTTTGAATCTTCTTTTGTTTTCTTTGAGGTCTGATAATAAACACTTGCACTATTGCTGGTCCATTCATATGAAAATACGCCATTTTTTTCTGAAGTTAATTGAGAAGCTGAACCTCCAGATAGTGAAATCAAGAAAATTTGAGTTTTCTTGTCTTCTGTATTATTTGAAAGATAGGCCAACCATTTACCATTAGGAGAAATACTGATTTCCACATTAGCAGATCCACTATCTCCCCAGTGCGTTTTCTCTTCAGTCTTTTGATGTACACTATAAATAGAGGTACGGTATTCATTTGATTCTTCTTTCAGATCCGTTTCAACAAAAAAAACATGATCTTTCCACACTTTTGGTTGTGAAACAGTTTTTAAATCAAATAGACTTTCTGGTGTTAAAGTTTTCAAAATCGAATCATCCTCCTTCTAAGCTTACATTAAAATATAACTATTTATTATAACTTGTGCTTATTACCGAACTTTTGAAAAATTTACACATTTAAAAAGGTCAGTAAAGTTGTAAATATAATATAAATACTTATTTATTCTAATATACAAATAAATAACTTAATACAATCTTGCCATTCTTACGTTAGATAGTCAATAGTATTTAATGATAATTATCTCATTTAATATCTCACGTTTATTTTGATTTTTTTTATGTAAATTATTCTGATTTTTTAGGTATAATACTGTATTTATTTTCAGTTTGTGATATAATGAACTTGTAGAAAATGGTTTAATTTTAAGAGGAGCGTGTTGATATGAGTTCACTAAATGACAAACAAAAAATCATCTTAATTGGGGATGGCGCAGTAGGATCTAGTTATGCTTACTCTCTGATCAACCAGAATATCGGGCAAGAACTAGGTATTATTGATGTTTATCGAGATAAAGCCGAAGGTGATGTGATGGATTTAAGTAGTGCTCTAGCTTTTACCGCACCTAAAAAATTATATGTAGCAGATTACGAGGACTGCTCAGACGCTGACTTAATCGTCTATACTGCTGGCGCAAATCAAAAACCTGGAGAAACAAGACTTGATCTTACTGAAAAAAATCTACGCATAACTAAGAGCGTGGTTGATAGTGTTATGGCAAGTGGTTTTAACGGCATTTTCTTAGTTGCCACAAACCCTGTAGACATTTTGACTTACGCCGTATATAAATGGTCTGGGCTACCTGCTAACCAAGTTATCGGCTCCGGTACTTCTTTAGATAGTGCTCGCTTCCGTCAAGCAATTGCCAATCTTTTAGACGTCGATGTACGAAACGTGCATGGTTATATTATTGGAGAACACGGCGACACTGAATTCCCTGTTTGGTCTCACGCTAATGTGGCGGGTCTACAGATCAATGAATGGTTAGAACACAACCCTGATACGGATGAACAAGCACTAGTAGATATTTTCTTTTCTGTAAGAGATGCAGCTTATACAATCATAGAGAAAAAAGGCGCTACTTTTTATGGTATCGGTGTTTCTCTAGCAAGAATCACTCGAGCGATCTTAAATAATGAACATGCTGTTCTTCCGTTATCAGTTTATCTGGAAGGTCAGTATGGAGAAAATGATATTTACCTTGGTACACCTGCCATAATCAACCGTAGTGGAATCAAAAATATTATTGAAATTCCGTTAAATGATTCTGAAAAAGAGAAAATGAAACATTCAGCCCAAACAATTAGAGAGCATTTGGATGAAGTCATCAAAAAAAGTCCTGATTTAGCTTTCGAATAATCAACTTTTAGCATGAGTCTATACAGATTCATGCTTTTTATTACGCTTAAAAAAACTGTAATCTATCGTTTAATCGTTTTTATAGATGATGATTATCGACGGTTAAAAAAGATCATTCGGATAAGAAATACCCGAATGATCTTTTTAGATTTTTCTGCTGAGTAATTGTTTAGTCAGTTGATAAATAATCTCTTTCTCTTTTGTATCTGGTAAAGACATGATTTTTTTCAATGATTTTTCAGTATATTTTTCTGCTAGTCGTTTCGCTTCAGATATTCCATCCGATTCAATAACTAGCTGACGTATTTTTTCTGTATCTTCTTCTGTCATCTGTTGTTTCTTATCTAATAATGGAAGAAAAGCACTACGATTTTTTCGCATTGCAAAAATTAGTGGTGCAGTATAAATGCCTTGTCTAACATCTTCCAGAACCGGCTTACCAAAATCCTCTGATGATATTGTATAATCCAAAATATCATCCAATATCTGAAATGCCATCCCCGCATGACTTCCTATATGATAAGCAATCCTAGCTCTCTTTTCTGGTAGTCCACCTTCAAGTGCTCCCGCATAGCACGATAAAGCAAATAACTGTGCTGTTTTCCCAGATATTTGAGTGAGATATTGTCGGATCGTTATGTGCGTATGATAATACAGCCTCATCTGATCCAGTTCACCCGTTAAAATCCGTTCCATTCCTTTTGTGTTGATTTCAAACTGCTGATTACTTTGTACGTATTGTGCAAGTAATCGAAAAGAGACCGTAAACAAGTAATCTCCTGCGTAAACAGCAGCATCTTTCCCGTAACGAGATTGGATTGTTTCCTGACCCCTTCTTTTCGGTGAGTCATCTATGATGTCATCATGGATCAGCGTGGCTGTATGAAGCAGTTCGATTGAAGCAGCTACTGCTTGCGCTCTTTTTGCATCATGTTCTGATCCGAATGTCGAAAAAAGAAGAGTATACGCTGGTCTGAGCATTTTCCCGCCTCTATTAAAAACATCCTTTAAAACTATTTCTACCTCTTTGTTACGCATCTGAATCGATTGTTCGATGAGTTTGGTTACTTCTTTGAGCTCCATCGCTAATTCAGGATACGGTTCCCATATCGAATGTAGTTTCATTGGTATCTCCTTTTAATCACATAAATTTAAAGAAAAAAAGCGAAAGCGAGCTACTTCCCCGCCTCCACTCTTTCTTTTTTCTATTTAATTCCTAGTTGTGTATAGAAGTACTTTTTCCGTACCAGAAGGTCCCGGCTTTCTTTTGAATCCAAGGAATCACATAATAGTCTAGACCGAAAGCTCGACCTGCCCCATTCATTAATGCAATGGCTACAAAGATAAACCAAATGTTTACCCAGTAGAACATTCCTGAGAGTGTAAATGATAAAACCAAGCCAATGGTTGCTGCGCTCGTTAACCAAGTGAATAAGCCAAAAATCAGAGCCAAAGCAATTGCGATTTCAACACATGTCATAAATTTCTGGAAGAATAGAGCCATTTCTGTATTAGGTATCATAATTTTCATTATACTCTCGAACCAGCCAGGTGCTTGATCTAAAATCATCATTGGTTGTTCTCCATACGCATAGCTTAGACCAAATATCGGTTTCGCAACCTCTTCAACAGCTTCTGAAGCTCCAGAAGTCGGATCTTGAAGCCATGAGAACGGTAGCAGCACCTGATCTTTAAACCAACTTTCGGCCCCTAATATACCGAACGCTTTCTTCAAACCTTCTACTAACCACATGCTACCATAAAATACCCTTAGAGGTACACTCCATAAAACATTACCGTATCTAGAAAGATGTCCACGGAAAATATTTCGACTGTTTTTGATATGGAAAAATTCATGAAAAATATATTGCGTCATATAATAGCCCGACCGAATATCAAAGAAATATTTCAAATTTACAATATGTTTCATCAAGATCGCAAGAAATCCGCTTAAATGTATTTTATCAAATAGATAGGCTACACCATAGGTTGACCCTACTGATACCAACGTACCTTGATAATTTGATTCATGTGGATGTTTTTCTCCACCATCTATTTTAGCTACAATATTTTTTGCTGCTGTGTGTCCTGTTTGTTCCGCTGCTTGAACAATCTGTGGCGTAGGTTTTCCGTTTTCTTCATAGTAAACCAAGTCTCCAATGACATAAACGTCTTCTAGATCTTTCGCTTCCATATACTCATTCGCAATTAATCTTCCGGCACGAGCTTTTTCAGTTCCGAAATCTTCTATATCTGAATTTGCTTTTACACCGGCTGCCCAGATGAGTGTATGTGTCGCTAGTACTTCATCTGTTTTCAGTTCAACTGAATGTGCCGTAACATTTACAACTGGTGCTTCCGTTAATATGCGTACTTTCTTTTTGCGTAAGTATTTTTCTACTTTACTAGAAGAAACTTTAGGAATCGTACTCAGTATTTCTGGAAGTGCTTCAACAACTATCAATTCAATTTCACTCGCATCAATATGATATTTTTCTGCAAGGACAGGTTTCCAATCAACCAATTCCCCAATCATTTCAATCCCTGTTAAACCAGAACCGCAAACAACGAATCTAAGCATTGCTGCTCTTTTTTCTAAATCGCGCTCTCTAGCAGCTAGAGCAACAGTATCCTCTATATGATGTCTGATACGAACCGCGTCTTCCCATGACCATAGTGTAAAGCCATTTTCTTTAACTCCAGGGGTGCCAAAATCATTCGCTTCTCCCCCCATACCGAGTATAAGATAATCATATTTGTATTGACCATTTTCTGTGACCACTGTTTTGTCATCATGATTAAGTTCAATAACAGTATCCGTAATCAATTGAACGTTTTTCCTTCTAGAGAATAAGCGTTGCAAATCATACTGGATAGCATCTGGTTCAACTCTTCCCCCAGCGACCTCGTGTAGTTCTGTCATATAAGTATGGTATGGATGACGATCAATCAAAGTGATTCCTACTTGATTATTTTTCTTCAATTTCTTTGAAAGTAGTTTTGCAGCAGATACACCCGCAAAACCGCCTCCAACAACAACAATATTAATCTGTGGCATAATGGTATACTCCTTTTAAAGACTTATTTATTGTGAATAATTTTCAATAAAAATTGAGAAATTTTTCACAATTTAATTCACGTGTTCATTATAACGAATGCGAGATGTTTTGTCTATAGAATCTTTATTCTCTTTTCAAAAACAGTATAAAACCTACATTTACAGGAAATTTAGCGTCTTTTCACAAGACAAGAAAGTAATTATAAAAAAATCTTTGTGAATGTATAGACAAATAAATATTAATGTTGTATACTACGCTTGTTAAATACTTATCAAGAGAATTCTTCTTTTGATTATCATACTTATTATGGAGGGAATACCATGTTTATCAAAAAAGGCATCATATTCGCAACAACATTATTTGCTTCAACCATCGTATTAACAGCTTGTGGAAATTCAGATGATTCAGCATCTAGCGCTAACGAAGGCACATCAGAAGAATCCACTTCTGCTGAACTACAAGATGGCACTTATTCTTTAGAGGAAGAAAACTTTGATGAAAATGGCTGGCGCGTTTTGTTTGATCTAACTGTCAGTGATGGCAAAATCACAAAATCAGATTATGATTATGAAGATGCAGATGGAAATTTGAAATCTGAAAATGAAGAGTATCAGAAAAATATGTCTGAAAAGGTTGGTGTTGGTCCAGCTGATTATATTCCTCAATTAAACGGAGAATTGGAAGAGAAACAAGATCCATCAGAGGTCGATGCTGTATCTGGTGCAACACATTCTTCCGAAAGCTTTATCAAGTATGCCAACCAATTAGTTGATGCTGCTAAAGAAGGCAATACAGATACTATTGAAGTGAGCAACTAATCTAGGTCTTTCATCCCCTATTATTTTGAATTATAATAGGTAAAGAACCTTACGATAAGCAGACCTTGGATAATCGTCTAAGGTCTGCTTTTGTATTCAGTTTTACTTTTAAAGGAGTTCATATAAAATGAAAAAAACTAAGGGGTACCATATTTTTTTACTTTTGTGTTTCCTATTATTATTTGTATCAGGTTGCGGTCCATTTACTTCTTCCGATAACCGAGATCTGGCAGCTACACCTTATGAAGAAACGGAATTTTTAATGGGAACCGTTGTAAGGATAGCTATTTATAATAAAGATTCAGAGGCTGTTTTAGATACCGCTTTTGATCGTATTAAAGAACTTGCAGGATTTATTACAACTGAAGAAGATGGAGAACATTCTTTGATTTCTAAAATTAATGAGCAAGCCGGTAAAGAACCAGTTGCCATATCAGACGATCTTTACGAGCTCATTAAGTCATCTGTAACTTATAGCGAAGAAACAAATGGGAGCTTTGATCTAACGATTGGTCCTCTTACAAACTTGTGGAGAATTGGTTACCCTGAAGCCCGATTACCTGATCAAACTGAAATTGATCAAGCCTTGGCGCTCGTTGATTATAATAAGGTTGTCCTTAATGATCAGGATCAGACTGTTTTTTTAAAAGACCCTGATATGCGACTGGATCTCGGCGCTATCGCAAAAGGATTTATTACTGATGAAATTGTCCAAGTGCTAAAAGAAAACGATGTAAACACGGCTATAATCGATTTAGGAGGAAACCTGTTCGTAATGGGCAACAGCCCAAGAGATGAGCAAGCCGAGTGGCAAGTAGGTATTCAAGATCCTTTTGAAGACCGTGGAACGATTCTTGGTTCTTTGCCGGCCAGTGACGAGTCCATTGTGACATCTGGCGTCTATGAACGTTTCCTAGAAGTTGATGGCAAACAATATGCCCATTTAATGAATCCTGAAACAGGTTATCCTTTTGACAATGAACTAGCTGGAGTCAGTGTTGTTACAAAAGAATCCATTGATGGAGATGGATTATCTACTTCTCTTTTTTCAAAAGGATTAGATAAGGGACTGGATTTTGTTAATCAGTTAGATGGTGTAGATGCTATTTTTATCACTAAAGATAAAGATGTTTATGTATCTGATGGATTAAAAGACTTTGATCTTACCAATGATGCGTTTACTCTAATGAATGGAGATGACCAATGACAGCTAGAAATTTTTTTGATTTAGTAGAAATTAAGACTAAATTGGCTAGTTTATTCCCATTCTTGATTGGCACGTTAT encodes:
- a CDS encoding S9 family peptidase encodes the protein MKTLTPESLFDLKTVSQPKVWKDHVFFVETDLKEESNEYRTSIYSVHQKTEEKTHWGDSGSANVEISISPNGKWLAYLSNNTEDKKTQIFLISLSGGSASQLTSEKNGVFSYEWTSNSASVYYQTSKKTKEDSNSDKTEEMKDKQKHPEPKVITTLQYKMDGRGVNPVDLTYQIKKVDIATKNDQLILEKDRPVGLSYVSKDESYLLISDKLDPEDEWVYGGSVYKYFIESKKTTTVTKEIPQGSFQFVAANEAEDFYLLVGNDFKFAFVSQAKLYGYDVIEQTLVCLTENLDAEVGDTIIGDFQQNVSDFPVQWLDNEHYLFPVTEHGKLQIYKGNRKGQLEKLVDEKVQFTGGELTDEQDRVAVTYSTATIPSEVGLLDLKNGTIEKLYDPNAAVVSEYTIVEPEMFWYKGADDWDIQGWYMPPVDKKEKHPAILYVHGGPQVCYGETFFHEMQKLSAQGYGVILLNPRGGNGYGQDFVASILGDYGNKDYEDLMLGTDYVLDKHPEIDTEKLYVAGGSYGGFMTNWIVGHTDRFKAAVTQRCISNWISFYGTSDIGPHFVEFQLQHDLSEMQELWKMSPLAYSENVKTPLLVIHGEEDLRCPQEQAEQMYIAMKKHKVDTKLITFPKSSHGLSRMGLPNLRLERMNAITDWFEQY
- a CDS encoding FMN-binding protein; the encoded protein is MFIKKGIIFATTLFASTIVLTACGNSDDSASSANEGTSEESTSAELQDGTYSLEEENFDENGWRVLFDLTVSDGKITKSDYDYEDADGNLKSENEEYQKNMSEKVGVGPADYIPQLNGELEEKQDPSEVDAVSGATHSSESFIKYANQLVDAAKEGNTDTIEVSN
- a CDS encoding polyprenyl synthetase family protein, producing MKLHSIWEPYPELAMELKEVTKLIEQSIQMRNKEVEIVLKDVFNRGGKMLRPAYTLLFSTFGSEHDAKRAQAVAASIELLHTATLIHDDIIDDSPKRRGQETIQSRYGKDAAVYAGDYLFTVSFRLLAQYVQSNQQFEINTKGMERILTGELDQMRLYYHTHITIRQYLTQISGKTAQLFALSCYAGALEGGLPEKRARIAYHIGSHAGMAFQILDDILDYTISSEDFGKPVLEDVRQGIYTAPLIFAMRKNRSAFLPLLDKKQQMTEEDTEKIRQLVIESDGISEAKRLAEKYTEKSLKKIMSLPDTKEKEIIYQLTKQLLSRKI
- the celB gene encoding PTS cellobiose transporter subunit IIC; protein product: MENALDKLSEVLSPIAFKLDSNRYLTAVKAGFFGAMSLLIIGSIFLLFANLPIESYPGFMEGLLGADWKSYFEVPYDMTMEIMTPFVMIGMAKSLANYYKVDDIGAILISLVAFFVLTPTITAANEARGIPMLNLSASGLFVGMISAIIATEIYRLVIQKGWVIKLPDSVPSNVARSFSALVPGFIVIVLFNFIRIGFSLVSYETAHAFIFEILQTPLLALSRTLPTTFIIFIFEGLLWSFGIHGSNIVGAVMNPIWLNLTAENATAFAAGNALPNIINAQFYNNFIKVGGAGATLGLALCILLFARSEQYKTLGKLAFVPGLFNINEPLIFGLPIVLNPIMMIPFLLMPLVMSGLTYFVMSAGIVPYANGANIPWTTPPIISGFLLSGWRGGAWQMVQILLSAGIYYPFFRIVDQKAYQLETEGTEGIERVEDGAVQATQPTEA
- a CDS encoding L-lactate dehydrogenase, whose amino-acid sequence is MSSLNDKQKIILIGDGAVGSSYAYSLINQNIGQELGIIDVYRDKAEGDVMDLSSALAFTAPKKLYVADYEDCSDADLIVYTAGANQKPGETRLDLTEKNLRITKSVVDSVMASGFNGIFLVATNPVDILTYAVYKWSGLPANQVIGSGTSLDSARFRQAIANLLDVDVRNVHGYIIGEHGDTEFPVWSHANVAGLQINEWLEHNPDTDEQALVDIFFSVRDAAYTIIEKKGATFYGIGVSLARITRAILNNEHAVLPLSVYLEGQYGENDIYLGTPAIINRSGIKNIIEIPLNDSEKEKMKHSAQTIREHLDEVIKKSPDLAFE
- a CDS encoding FAD-dependent oxidoreductase; protein product: MPQINIVVVGGGFAGVSAAKLLSKKLKKNNQVGITLIDRHPYHTYMTELHEVAGGRVEPDAIQYDLQRLFSRRKNVQLITDTVIELNHDDKTVVTENGQYKYDYLILGMGGEANDFGTPGVKENGFTLWSWEDAVRIRHHIEDTVALAARERDLEKRAAMLRFVVCGSGLTGIEMIGELVDWKPVLAEKYHIDASEIELIVVEALPEILSTIPKVSSSKVEKYLRKKKVRILTEAPVVNVTAHSVELKTDEVLATHTLIWAAGVKANSDIEDFGTEKARAGRLIANEYMEAKDLEDVYVIGDLVYYEENGKPTPQIVQAAEQTGHTAAKNIVAKIDGGEKHPHESNYQGTLVSVGSTYGVAYLFDKIHLSGFLAILMKHIVNLKYFFDIRSGYYMTQYIFHEFFHIKNSRNIFRGHLSRYGNVLWSVPLRVFYGSMWLVEGLKKAFGILGAESWFKDQVLLPFSWLQDPTSGASEAVEEVAKPIFGLSYAYGEQPMMILDQAPGWFESIMKIMIPNTEMALFFQKFMTCVEIAIALALIFGLFTWLTSAATIGLVLSFTLSGMFYWVNIWFIFVAIALMNGAGRAFGLDYYVIPWIQKKAGTFWYGKSTSIHN
- the aspD gene encoding aspartate 4-decarboxylase; this translates as MKQDLESLSPFELNLYLEEQMQKTPNTKEFLNAGRGNPNWTAPIPREAFFLLGEFAVKETMLGENRQIAGMIKEDDSRSERFETFLDSKETQGADLLLRIWEKGNHLMGMPKEVWLKHMLDDVIGDNYPHPERILNASEEPIKHYLHHELFDSKSVPFDVFAVEGGTAGIVYTFNSLVNNALLNQGDTIALLIPTFAPYMEIPELPEYGFNVHYIRSELVTINGETSYQFPKEELDRLRDETIKAVFVVNPSNPTANAIYGDSIDQLIDIVEKDNPDLMILSDDVYGTFLNQFTSLFTVLPYNTACIYSYSKYFGATGWRIGTIAVAKENIFDDRLARLPEGKKAELNTRYATLTSDPESIRFIDRMVADSRSVALNHAAGLSAPQQVMMTLFSLYALLDTEDVYKKEVIGICQERGKALYDSLGMRMPIKELNTAYYCEIDFEWWLKEKYEEPFVDYIQTNWSMTDIVTKLAKEEQLMLLKSEAFGSSKWTVRVSLANLPTKTYREIGQRITNMVDRMYLSFK